ACCCAGTTCCCGATTTTGAAATGTATGAGGTTAGCCCTTAGACTATACTACCTTTCCATCCCTTGTTTTTGTGCCATCAACCGTATAAAATCAAGATCACGATGTTCCTCGAGGAGATCTATTTGAAGCAACATAGCTTTATTATTTTCGGACTCTTCGGCTCGCGAGTACCTTAAGCTTGGATCCCCGATCTCTTCTGGAATGAAGGCTTCAGTATCATAGACAAGGGAAAATGGTGTCTCACCGGTACTTGTCTTTGCCGTAGTGCGGTATGCCCACAAGATCTCCAAAGGACTAAGTGAAGCGGTCATAACATTCAGAAGAACTGCTCAAAGGAACTGATCCTTACGCAACTGGAGACTCAAGTTATTTCATGACCAACATTGGAGAAGACATGATATTTATTGATTCCTATTcaaggaatgttacacctcccattttcGTCGCAAGAAAGTCTTTGACTTATTGGTGTATACCCTTAGTATAGAAACCTGCACCCGAGTTTTTAAGATATTAAGTGCTTTACCTTGAGTGTACAAAAGTATAAGTATGTATTCCTTGCAATGCGACaggattagaagtgaaacgaatcgaatcgacgcgaacTAGGCGACTCAGGGAATTCAGGCCTCAGAGTAAATTGACGGTGCAAAGGGACGGCCCGTCAACATGTTGACGCCAGCGTCCTTCACACTGTCAACTTTCAGCAACCCTTGAATCTCAGATGGAGCAGGGACGGTGCAAGTCTACGGAACGTCGACGTATCGACGGGACCGTCGACCTGCTCGTTGACCCGGAACCACTGGGGTTGTTTTGTCCCCCTATATATATGGAGCCCTCACGTTTTATTTCCTTAATTTACACTCCCAAACTATAGAGAGCCCTAGAATATTTCCTCTCTATagtttccatcatattagtggagatttggtaagatccgagccccgtaaaccagagcttgtgaagaagaaggttgttcctagggtttcattaaagttgtgaagcttgggaagttggagttgaagttgatccttggaatcttagaaCCATCAAGATATTtaaatgattcctacccttgtatttaagttaactactaagagttttagtggttttaggtatagagaagatagttatgaaaGTGGTGAGTTGATGAAGGGTAAAATGGTGATTAGGGACTATTTTAAGATATGATTTGGAATGGATTTGATTTGATTATATCTTGATATGTAAGTGTtgacattgttgttgttgatattgtggttgatgttggattgaattggaagttgaaggattgttaagtttacaagggaaatgttgtccgcaattcgttaagctctttttctatttaaaatggttagtaagtgatgtaaatAGTCTAACTAAGGCCTATgctatcttgattgtagacttatgagtttgagaagtagaagttggacgattagatacACTTCAAGGaatgttaaggctaacctttctttcatttttggcatgatcttatgatacgaCCCAACAAGCGAGTAAACAAGTTTcgatattactctactcttagaagcattaggagtacttcagtcattgatgttcctataccccgtttatgattgttccttctgttcataaGTCTTGTGATttcttatgttgatgatgttagctcaaaaaatgttcatcggagatagtacgaccttgtgtcactccgagagttctatgtattcagttTATACATgctttgcattcatacattcatatgcatattgacccatgaccagaaggcactatatacgcgaatattatatgtatatggggtacggggaaagggataggcgttatatacgcattaccacctgatcagctggtgcaccatgatgatgatatatggatcgggctgcacgttctgcatcaatatatatatgacgatgatgatgatggccgtagagaggccgatgggatatgagataatggatcaggctgaacgttcctcagcactatggcCTATATATATTCAGGAGCATAATTATCAtcgagagcatgcatattatacgcccacagaggcattgtcagtttaCAGATTTATGCAAGTACTTTTAGATACTCAGTCATACAAATGCATCCAGACAGTTAGTTTGGCTTTTGAGTTTCAGATTCCGTTTATgcttcttatgtatatgttaccCTTatgcttctattcttttgtgtacagtatatgtagtgggctagtcggcttgcattgttctttccagttcacatgtatatatatatatatatatatatatatatatgcagattgtatagAGATCATGATGTCCTCCTTTCTTAAGACAGTATAGTCCAAATTGAATTATTTATGGGTCCTTGTTAGATACTGTTATTCAGATACGAGCATAGGGGTGTTTGGTTACTCGAGATCAGGTACTCGTCGCaactcatcgatttgggtcgtgacaaagaagaAGTGTATTTCAGTTATGGTAATATTCTGTAATATACCATAAGTTAACAAACATGGAAATTAGCATTGTAGTAGGATAAGGAAGTCGACATGCAAAcaaggaaagaaagaaatatCCAAGTCAAAAAAAGTTTGGTTTGCGGGTACAATTAATGAAACCAAAACCTTCTTGGATTCAATCATTGAAGGCGGTGACTACTACAATATATACACTACACGAAGGATATTTGGAACTCAATCACAAAGCAAACAATTACTACAAATTCCAATGAGAGACAAGAGTGAGCGTAGTCAACACCTCTGTCTCAAGAGATCCAACTATCCAATCAACAAAGATCTCGAGCGTATCATGAATCTATCCATCTAGTTCTTCTTATGTAATAGTTAGATGTTATTGTGGTTCCACCTATTTACCTTGCAATTATTATGTAATACGTGTTCATTGGTTAGTTACATATCTCTACAAAAAGCTAGGTTGTTTAGGCGGACTGTTAAAGAAACAAGTCCTTTAGGTGTTACAAGAAATTTGTAAACCTGCTATCCACTCGATTATagtgaagaatttgggaaaatcatataGGAAGATAGGTCATGGTTTTTTACTCTCTTGAGAAAGGATTTTTCCACGAGAAAGTTCTTGTGTTTATTTATTATTTCCACTGCATTACCTTCATATGCAAACTATTCCAAGAAACAGATTCTTGGAGCGCATAGGAGTAGCCCAATCCTAACAAGTGATATCAGAGCTAGACCTTTCTACAAAGGCTAGTACCTTGAAAGTTGGTGGCACCTCCTACTGTACAAGAAGGCTAGTCAACCACCAGAGCACCATGCTTCAACATAAATTATTATGTGATGGAAAGCCCGTATTGAAGACTACATAACAGGAGAAGATCCAGAACTATGAGAAATTATTCAGAAAGGACCACTTATTCCCAAAGCATCAACTTCCTCCGACGACAAAGAGTCAACATCAGAGTCCTTAGCCAAAGACAAGAAGGACTATACAGAGAATGATTtccaggccattcaaaagaatgCAAAGGCCAAACAGATACTTATATGTGGCCTTGGACCAAAAGAATACAGTAGAATCTCCTCCTGCAATATGGCCAAACAAGTGCGGGATACATTACAAACCACACAGGAAGGACCAAATCAGGTAAAGAAATCTAAAATCTCCATATTAAATCGGCAGTATGAGTTATTTAGAATGAATGAAGGGAATCTATCCAAGAGATGTTCAATAGGTTCACCAACATAACAAAACAAAATTGATTCTCTGGGAGTAAAGATTCCTCAATAAAATAGGATTGAAAAACTGCTCGATATTTTACCTAACTCTTGAGAAAGCAAAGTCAACTCTATTATGGAGGCCAGAGACATGGACACAATGACCATAGAGGACCTCATGGAAAATTTGAACACATATGGGATGAGAAAGCTCCAAGCACAGAAGAATACTTTATCAACCAAAGATATGGACATGGTCCTTGTAGCCAATCACAACAAGGATTTCAACGATGAAAATATGGCCCAGCTCACGTGAAGATTTCAAAGAATTGCTAGAAAAAGAAGATTCCAGAACAACGGATGTTTCTCAAGATCAAAAGGACCCGAGAGAAATAATCAAGATGGATGCTAGAGATGTGGAAGATTAGATCACTTTATGAGAGACTATCAAGAAATAGAGGATGAAAAGATAAAAGATGATAACAAAAGTTGGGGAGAACAGGCTCCAAGAAACAGAATGAGTAACTGACCAAATTATAAGGAAAGCTTTAGCATTCATGGAAAATTCCTCAAGCGATGACAAAGATGAGGAAAGAAACTCATATAGATCCTTGATGGCCTTGGAAGAGTCAAAACAAGATGATACACTGGCTTTCATGGAAAACTATGACTCGGAATTAGAAGATGAGGACCCAATGAAGAGTTCTCAAGATTCAGGTGGTTTTGTAGTTGATTTAAACAGTCTTCATAGGACAGTTCATAGATATATTAAATATTAAAGTATACCTTTTCTGAAGCAATATGTTATGATGATTTTACAATATTTGATCTTTGAAGTTGAACAAATATATTGAAAAGAATTAATCTTCATCTCATTTTAGATACTTCCTATCACAAGTATTTTCCCTTAAaacggtaacaattaaatttatacgTTGTTTGTAGGATATATGGCTAGATTAGTAATTTACATATAATAATGGTATGCAATAATAAATGACATATTGATGAATAATATAGAGAACAACTTAAGAAACCGAAATATAGATTCTGAGAATTTGCTCCGATCTTTGAAATAGCTCCTCTATCACGAGCCAATCAGTAAGACATCCCTTATCTCTACGTCTCATATTacaagtatgaatatgaataaaggACTAGCCCTAAAATGAAGGGGTACACTTCTATTTATAGTAAAAAATAGATGGACCATAGTACAACCTAAAAAGGGCCTTCtgagaaaaccctaaaatggataagacgGCTCCCCGTACAGATGTCAGAGATTCCGTACGGATGTCAGCGCAAATCATGGGGCGGTTAGGCGACGTGTGACCTAGCTCGTAATGAATTCTCCAAACCTGTGTAGAGCGTCTTCCCCTCAGGCTCGGGCTCTCCATGCTTATCGACATGCCCTCAGTTTGACATTTAATTCGAATAACTCACAACTTTTTGGTCCTCGTCCCCTTCGATCTTACCCGAGGCTAATGATCTCGTTCTTCTTTGACCTTGTATCAGACAACCACGatatttacttcatttttcaccGTATACGAATTACCTCTATTTTTACCATGTACAGATTCGGTTTTTTCCGTATACAGACAGTCCCCACATTTCTCGGATCGAAGTTTTACTGAAGTGATGGGAAGTGGAACGATAACCTCAGTGATTTTCTTAGTAAGCTTCCCTTTGAAAACAAGCAGGAAATGAGACGCCTTTTCGTGTCATGTCTCTCTGACTTCGGACACGTGTTTTCTCCTAGTTGGTTGCCCCTTCGATAACCGCCTCAAAATCTATCACCCCCTTCCTATAAAAGGTCGATCATTTTCACTTTTCACCTCTCGATTATTTCACTCATCTTGCTTTGCTCTTACTTCTTCTTGCATTTTCTTTTGAAATTCTGAGATTTCAATATTTTCTGAGAAAATCCACCCAAGGTCCCAAACTTTTCtcagttttctggaaaatttcctttAAATCTTTATAACTTCATCCTTttcatcttcatatcttcatactTCGATCTTCAAACCTCACAAAATGGCAACGAACACTGATTCTACTCCCAAAATGTTCCTTCGGTTTCTTCTCCGAATATCGAGGTCGTCACCAGCCCCGGGGTCAAAGCTCAAGCTAGCTCCTTCAAACCCCAATCCAAGGACATAATACCCTTGAGATACAATTTTGACCACGAGTTTGTCGTCAAAACGGCCATAAAAAAATCTGATCAGGGCTACGACGCCAGGCGTTACCTCTCATCGATCAAAGAGAAACACCACCCCAAAGTCCGAACTGACTACGGCTGGGACAACCGCCCAATAGAGATCATTGGCCCAGCTGATAATGAAGCAATCGCCGACATCAAGGAGGGGTACTTGTATATTTACACATACCTTTTTACATTCAAGCTCGACCCTCCAATAGACCCAGCTATCCTTGAGATGTGTCGGGCATATCAAGTGTGCCTCGCTCAAATTGGTCCAAACGTTTGGAGGATCGTGGCCTGCCTTCACCTTCTGGCCAACAATGTGAATGCCAACTTCACCCTGCACTATCTGATCCGGCTATACTGTTTGAGGATCTTTCGTGGCGGAGTTATAAAGCTCGTCAAACGAGGGAGGAACCCCATTCTTTCCAGAATTAATGAGAACAGAGATCGAGGCTGGTATGAGCATTTTGTTTGGGTCAGAACTGCGAATATCATACCGCGGAGTTCCTGTCCTTTCCCGAAAGGTAGAACGACAAACGTAAGTTTTATAGGGCTTATTTCCCTTTACGTGCCTTTGATCAATTCTCTAACTATTTTCGATATTTCAGCCGTTGAATGGGTTCTGGAGGCGATACCCCATTTTCCTAGGTGGATCGAGGTTATCATAAGCCAACATCTGCACCAAGAGCAGACATGGAAAGATCTGTCCTACGAAAGGTGGACATCACAAAATCATGGTATCTTTCTCTTTCCTTTTATTCGCGATATTTTCTTCTGTTCAACTCCTTTCCGATGTAACCCTTTTGATATTCAGGTTTGGGAAAAGGTTCTTCAACCCCTCAACCCGCACCAACGGATGAACCCTCCACGCAGGGTTCAAATTGTGATATTTCAGAATCAGCACAGCTTATCGCTGAGGCcgaaaagaagaaaaggaaaccCAGGTCTTCTAAGGGCCATAAAACAAAGAAAAGTTCAAGGGATGCAGCGGGTGCATCCGAAGCTTGAGGTTTGAGGGATAAACTCGATGACGACGTCTGGGTTGTGAGAATTAGTTTGGACCCTTCTATTGCTTCTACCGGGGCTGAGACAACTCTAGTGGAGGTACCAGAGGAGAGTGTCGCAGTTAATCTGCTTGGCTCTTCCATAGGTGGGGGACCTGAGACCCCTTTACCCCTGGTAATAGAATTTCTCCAAGCTCCGCTTCTTTTAAGGGACGTCGAGATGATCGAGGTTATGGACGACACTTCCCCTGAGGCGGAGCCTATGGAAAAAAGGGCCAGACAGGCTGAAACAACTCCTCCTCCTGCTCAATCCTCAGAGCAGGAGAGTTTTGATCATATGTTTTCCGAGGATGGGTCCGCCGATAATCCTCCTGCAACAGCGGAAGCCTCTGGGTTCGGACACCTCCCTATTCCATAAGTGTCGAGAAGGGCTACTCGGTCTACTGAGTCTGGCTCGAGGTCTCAGATTGTAGATGTTTTCCTAGCTCTAAGTGTAGAGCTGAGAAGGACTAGGTCGACCATCGTCACAGTTCCCGATGACTGCAGCCGGGGTGGCCAGTCATCTCCAACCTCTTGTGTCGGATTCTGATAGAGAGAAGATGATCGTACTCTCGTGGCAATGCCTTCTCAACGAGAGTATGCATGCCGACAATCGGGTGAacatttttctccttttttctctTCCAACATGTTTCAACTTATTTGGTGTAACCTTCAATGTTTGCTGATTTCTAACTTTGTTTCCTTTTTTGCAGTCCATCGTGCTCGAGAATGAAGGTTTTCTTCGAGCTCAGCATGAGATAGATGATTTATGAGCCCAGTTGGATGCTCAAAGCCGAGAGACTAAGAAGTTCAAACTTCGCTTTCAGCAAAAAAAAGATCAGTTGAGCCAAATCATCGGTCCTCCGACCCTCCGAGCCGAACTCGAAGCAGCTAAGAAGGAGAACCTTCGGTTAAAAAATGAGCTCGATGATTCGGTCCAGAAGAACAAAGTCCTGGAGGACGACAATAAGCAACTCAACTGGGGGAACTCCGAGTATATCTCAATGCTCGTTCAATTAGAGGCCACCATTGCCAAATTGAGGCAGGAACTAGACTCCATTAAAGGTGAGGCTGCAAACATGAAAGAATAGTTTAGGCAACTCGAGTTCGAAAGGGCCATAGAGAAGGAAGCCTTGAAGGTTTCCCAAGAGAAAGCCAAGAGTCGGGCCCGAGAAAATAAGAAACTCAAGAGCGAGCTCGAGGCTGCTATCCGAGACAATGATAGGCTTCAGGACGAGCTGGCAGCTTCTAACCACATTCACAATACTCTGAGAGAAATGAGGTCCGAGCTGGAGGTCAAACTAAAAAAATCTCAGGATGATCTGAAGGAATCCCATGATAAAGTTGAGGCTACCGAAGCTTGGTCCATCCTTCGAGTAGAATATGAGAAGTGGAAATCTGAAAGTTCTACGCTTGACGCGGCTCAACGAGGTATTGTGAATATTTCTGCTCATATTGCCGAGGCAAAGGAACTCAAGGATAGAGCTAAGAAAATACTCGATGATAGTTCCGAGGAAGCCCCTGAAGAGTCTGGCTCTAGTGACTCGGTTCTTCTTCGACGGATTAAACAGGCTTAGAGGACCTTTGTACTTTGTTTCAATTTTTGTAATCCTTTCAAGGAAAGGCTTCGGCCCTATATGATATAAAATTTTCTTAGGCTCTCTTTTGCCaatatttgttttgatcattttTTATACTTATTCCGGTTCCTTTTCATCCGATATCTTAACGAGGGCTCGCCCGCGGGAGCctttttatgctttgtgaattcggacgtctccgaaCCACTTCGGGCATATAAGTCAAGGCCTTTAATCACTCGACCCTTTTTTGACTTTTTGAAGTCTTTTGTAAATTGCTCTCGGACAATTATTACCTTGATGCCTTTGTTTATTTTGTGACGGCAGTCCCCAGACGAGGGTAGCCCATGGGCCTTAACAATTAGTTGTTCTTGGGTACTTTAGTAAGATAGCATATTTGATGTGTATTTTCACCGAAGTATTTTTCTTCATATTTCAAATAATTGTCTCATACAAGAAGCTGAGGACTTTATCCGGCTCATTCTGCCTTTTCCATTACAAAACTATCTAGGCACGATTTATTTGCTCATTTAGCCCTTACAACAAATCCTAATGCAGAAGGTtcgataaaaaataaaaacaaaaaatgttTTGACTTCGACTTCACTTCTTACTTCATTTCTTTGAGTTTTACCGATCTTGCCATTCCTGGCGAGGGTATTATAGTCCCCTGGTGTTTGTATACGAAGCATGAGCAGAGGAACACTATAGAAAATGATGTTGTTGGATCCCCAGTCCATAACACTTAGCTAGTCTTCGAGTCCCCGGCATTTAGCTTGATTTTGAATGAGAAAAGTAACACATTGTAcattgttgcctcgttaaaaaccttgccagaaaATCCACTTCAGGATAAAACCTAGCTAAgaaaaaaaagagtgcaacacgtgttttcagaacTAATTCTACTTTTTTTGAATCTTGTTTCGGTTTGAACCTgcaaggaaaaggtgagaatcacTGAAATTCACAAAGGGTTAGTAACTCGAACCTTAGCAATAATATTTTTTCAAGTGTTCCACGTTCCAATTATTATGCAGCTATTGGCCGTCTCCGGTTTCTAGTTGAAACGACCCTTTGTCGGTTATTTCGGTTATCTTAtatggtccttcccagttcgggcccAATTTTCCATCATCGGGATTTTTAGTGTACACGATAATTTTCTGAATCACTAAGTCCTCAACTTGGAAATGCCAAAGATTCATTCTACGATTATAATATCTCCCCATTCGTTGTTTTTGAGCTGCTAAACGGACCAATGCATTCTCGCGAAATTCGTCCGCTAAATCAAGATTTACGGCTATAGCATCCTCATTAGACTCATTCATCACATACCGGAACCTTAGGCTCGGTTCCCCAACTTCCACAGAAATTAAGGATTCCGCACCATATACTAGAGAAAGCAGCGTTTCTCCAGTACTTGACTTCGATGTCGTTCTGTAAGCCCATAGTACCTACGGTAAAACTTCCTTCCACTTATGCTTCGACTTCTCTAGTCACtttcttagattttgaattatggtTAGATTTATCGACTCCACCTATCCGTTTGGACTCGAGTGATATGGAGTCGACaaaatcttcttgatcttcaatccttcgaGGTGGTCATTTACCTTACTACCTATGAACTGTCGACCGttgtcacaagttatctcggaaGGAATGCCGAACCGACAAATGATATGGTCCTAAATGAAGCTAATGACTTCCTTCTCCCTGACTTTctcgaaggcctgtgcttcaacccattaaGAAAAATAGTCAGTAATATAAACAAAATGAACCGAGCCTTACCAGGAGCCCAGGGCGGCAAAGGAATgacaatgtccattccctatTTCATGAATGTCCAAGGAGATAGCACCGGATGCAACAACACCTCCGGTTGGTGAATCATTGGCGCATGCCTTTGACATCCATCGCATTTTTGGACAAATTTTTCTGCGACCTCCTCCATCCGATTCCAATAGTATCCTGCTCTGATTATCTTTCAGACTAAAGCTTCGGCTCCCGAATAGTTGTCGCAAGTCCCTTCGTGGACCTCCCGTATCACATAATCTATTTCTCTGAGCCCCAAGAATTTAGCCAAAGTTCCATAGAAAGATCGACGATACAACTGGTCATCGATCAAGCAGAATCTCGCAGCTTTGGTTTGAAGGGACCTCGACGCCTTAGAGTCTGCCGAGAGCTTCCCAAATCGCAAATAGTCTATGTACTTATTATGCCAGTCCCATGTCAAGATCATTGTATTTATCTCGGCGTAACCATTTTCCACTGCTGAATTCATCAACTGAATGACCGTGCCAGAATTGAATTCCTCCGCTCTGACTGACGAACCCAGGTTAGACAATGCATCTGCTTCATTATTTTGTTCCCTCGGTACATGTTTCATAGTCCATTGTTTGAACCGGTGTAAAATTACTTGATTCTTTTCCAGGTATTTCTGCATTCGTTCATCTTTAACTTCGAAAACACCGTTCACTTGGTTCACAACCAGAAGGGAGTCACACTTTGCTTCGATGACTTCAGCCCCTAAGCTTCCATCCAATTTCAAAcctacaatcatagcctcatactctgcttcattgttagtcagtTTTAAAGTCCTGATTGATTGTCAAATAATATCACCTGCGGGGGCCTTAAGAATAATTCCTAGTCCGAACCCTTTCACGTTCGATGATCCGTCCGTGTACAGGGTCCATATCCCTGAGGTTTTCCTCGAGGTTAGCAAAAGTTCTTTTTTCTACCTCGGGAACCATTGCGGGTGTAAAGTACGCTACGAAGTCGGCTAAAATTTGGGATTTAATAGTCGTTCTAGGTTTATATTCGATGTCATAACTGCttatttctacggcccatttcgTCAATCTTCCCGACAGCTCCtgtttatgcatgatattttttaATGGGTAAGTGGTtattacacatatggggtggcattgaaaataaggtttcagTTTTCTAGAAACACTTACCAAAGCTAAAGCTAATTTTTCGAGGTGAGGATAACGTGTCTCTGCATCCCCTaatgttctacttacataatagataggtaATTGCATACCTTCTTCTTCtcagaccaaaacgccacttatcGCAACCTCGGATGCTGCCAGATATAAGAACAATTGTTCATCTGCCTTCGGTGTGTCCACCAAAGATGGACTCGACAAGTACCATTTTAAATCTTCCAAAGATCTTTGACTTTTGGAGTCCatacgaagtcattcttcttccttagtagtGAAAAGAACCagtgacttttatccgaagaccttGAAATGAATTTTCTCAGAGCTGCGATCCTTTCGGTTAACCTTTACACTGCCTTCACGTTATTAACCACTTCGATGTATTCAATGGTCTTAATTTTGTCCAAGTTGATTTCAATTTCTCGCAACCTCAGATACTGCCAGATATAAGAACAGTTGTTCATCTCCCTTCGGTGTGTGTGGCAAAGGTGGACTCGACAAGTACTGTTTTAAATCTTCCAAATCTCTTTGACATTTCTGAGTTCATACGAAGTCATTTTTCTTCCTTACCAGTGAAAAGAATCagtgacttttatccgaagactTTGAAATGAATCTGCTCAGAGCTGCAATCCTTCCGGTTAACCTTTGCACTGTCTTCACGTTATTAACCACTTCGATGTCTTCAATGGCCTTAATTTTGttcgggttgatttcaattcctcgGTTCGACACCATAAAACCAAAGAACTTATCCGATCTAACTCcaaaggcacacttctccgggttcaacttcatgttgtatttgcgaagtatgtcgaaggtttcctgcaaatgtttcaaatggtcctctgtttctagggaattaactagcatgtcatcaatataaacctcCATTGTTTTACCTATCTGTTCTTTGAACATTtggttaactaggcgttggtaagttgcaccggcattttttaatctgaATGGCATTACATTATAGCAATAAGTCCCATATCTGGTTataaaagaagttttctcttgatc
Above is a genomic segment from Lycium barbarum isolate Lr01 chromosome 12, ASM1917538v2, whole genome shotgun sequence containing:
- the LOC132624082 gene encoding uncharacterized protein LOC132624082, producing MENSSSDDKDEERNSYRSLMALEESKQDDTLAFMENYDSELEDEDPMKSSQDSGLGKGSSTPQPAPTDEPSTQGSNCDISESAQLIAEAEKKKRKPSLDPSIASTGAETTLVEVPEESVAVNLLGSSIGGGPETPLPLVIEFLQAPLLLRDVEMIEVMDDTSPEAEPMEKRARQAETTPPPAQSSEQESFDHMFSEDGSADNPPATAEASGQLEFERAIEKEALKVSQEKAKSRARENKKLKSELEAAIRDNDRLQDELAASNHIHNTLREMRSELEVKLKKSQDDLKESHDKVEATEAWSILRVEYEKWKSESSTLDAAQRGIVNISAHIAEAKELKDRAKKILDDSSEEAPEESGSSDSVLLRRIKQA